A genomic stretch from Bradyrhizobium quebecense includes:
- a CDS encoding DHA2 family efflux MFS transporter permease subunit, producing MSGRAEHRTDSPSAATWAGFLLMCFGMFMAILDIQVVATSLPTIQRALAISPSAMSWIQTAYLIAEVIAIPLPGLFTHALSLRWLFAIAVSLFTIASVGCAFSGGFAVLLVFRVLQGFSGGVVIPAVFSAVFTLFPARLHAVATTIGGVVAVLAPTVGPVVGGWITQTWSWPWLFLINLVPGTIAATVTPLLLPKQGVNLRGFARLDKSSLVLLAAALASLMIGLKEAPQRGWVSMPCLSLLIGSMAGMALLIRRTIRAADPIARLTLFRRRSFAIGCALSFCLGIGLYGSTYLMPVFLGFVRRHDAFEIGSIMLVTGVAQLIAAPLAAILESRVGALLLTATGFALFALGLGLSAFQPRTADFGEMLWPQIVRGVAIMFCLLPPTRIALGTLPEAEVADASGLFNLMRNLGGAIGIALIDTILYGRSPIYGEDFRARLLAGDLNAAQAIGLDPMLLINRPPGPPDDATVAFIRPLVERASLALSVNEAWAMLACVAIVGLLLVLFARDRTPAPLPVPRDAA from the coding sequence ATGAGCGGCCGGGCGGAGCATCGCACCGACAGCCCATCGGCGGCGACCTGGGCAGGCTTCCTCCTGATGTGCTTCGGCATGTTCATGGCGATCCTCGACATCCAGGTCGTCGCGACGTCGCTGCCGACGATCCAGCGCGCGCTCGCGATCTCGCCTTCCGCGATGAGCTGGATCCAGACCGCCTATCTGATCGCGGAGGTGATCGCGATCCCGCTGCCCGGATTGTTCACCCATGCGCTGTCGTTGCGATGGCTGTTCGCGATCGCCGTGAGCCTGTTCACCATCGCCTCGGTCGGTTGCGCCTTCAGTGGCGGCTTTGCCGTGCTGTTGGTGTTTCGCGTGCTGCAGGGATTTTCCGGCGGCGTCGTGATCCCTGCGGTGTTCTCTGCCGTGTTCACGCTGTTTCCGGCGCGGCTCCATGCGGTAGCCACCACGATCGGCGGCGTCGTCGCCGTGCTCGCACCGACCGTTGGACCGGTCGTCGGCGGCTGGATCACGCAGACCTGGTCGTGGCCTTGGCTGTTCCTGATCAACCTGGTTCCGGGAACGATTGCGGCCACGGTCACGCCGTTGCTGCTGCCGAAGCAGGGCGTGAATCTCCGCGGGTTCGCCAGACTGGATAAATCGTCGCTGGTCCTGCTGGCAGCGGCGCTCGCAAGCCTCATGATCGGTTTGAAGGAAGCGCCGCAGCGTGGCTGGGTCTCGATGCCGTGCCTGAGCCTGCTGATCGGAAGCATGGCCGGAATGGCGCTGCTGATCCGGCGCACGATCCGCGCGGCGGATCCGATCGCGCGATTGACCCTGTTCAGGCGGCGTTCGTTCGCGATCGGTTGCGCCCTGAGCTTCTGCCTCGGCATCGGCCTGTATGGATCGACCTATCTGATGCCGGTCTTCCTCGGCTTCGTCCGCCGCCATGATGCCTTCGAGATCGGCTCCATCATGCTGGTCACGGGGGTTGCGCAGCTGATCGCCGCGCCATTGGCGGCAATCCTCGAAAGCCGCGTCGGCGCGCTTTTGTTGACTGCTACAGGCTTCGCCTTGTTCGCGCTCGGTCTCGGCTTGAGCGCCTTTCAGCCGCGCACCGCGGATTTCGGCGAGATGTTGTGGCCGCAGATCGTGCGCGGTGTCGCGATCATGTTCTGCCTGCTGCCGCCGACACGCATTGCGCTGGGCACTCTGCCGGAGGCGGAGGTTGCCGACGCCAGCGGGTTGTTCAACCTGATGCGCAATCTGGGTGGCGCGATCGGGATCGCCTTGATCGACACCATCCTCTACGGCCGAAGCCCAATTTATGGTGAGGATTTTCGTGCACGCCTGCTGGCAGGTGATCTCAACGCGGCACAGGCGATCGGCCTCGATCCAATGTTGCTGATCAACCGTCCGCCGGGTCCGCCGGACGACGCGACGGTGGCGTTTATCCGGCCGCTGGTCGAGCGAGCATCGCTCGCACTCAGCGTCAACGAGGCATGGGCGATGCTCGCCTGCGTGGCGATCGTCGGGCTTCTGCTGGTGTTATTCGCGCGCGATCGGACGCCTGCACCACTGCCGGTGCCTCGGGACGCGGCCTAG
- a CDS encoding isoprenylcysteine carboxyl methyltransferase family protein: MSFASVILALVTLQRLGELVLARRNTERLLARGAIEVGARHYPLIVLVHAGWLTALWIWGRNQDVNLAALAAFLLLQGLRLWILATLGPRWTTRIIVLPGTPLVASGPYRHFPHPNYAVVVGEIALLPLALHLPVPALIFTVLNLAVLAIRIRAESRAFSVADWPRVSTP; encoded by the coding sequence ATGAGCTTCGCTTCGGTCATCCTTGCGCTGGTGACGCTGCAGCGTCTCGGCGAGCTCGTGCTGGCGCGGCGCAACACGGAGCGGCTGCTGGCGCGCGGCGCGATCGAGGTCGGCGCCAGGCATTACCCGCTCATTGTGCTGGTTCACGCCGGCTGGCTGACCGCGCTGTGGATCTGGGGCCGCAACCAGGATGTCAACCTGGCCGCGCTCGCGGCCTTTCTCCTGCTGCAAGGCTTGCGGCTGTGGATCCTCGCCACACTCGGACCGCGATGGACCACGCGGATCATCGTCTTGCCGGGCACGCCGCTGGTCGCATCCGGGCCGTACCGGCATTTCCCGCATCCAAACTATGCCGTCGTCGTCGGTGAGATCGCGCTGCTGCCGCTTGCACTGCATCTGCCGGTGCCAGCGCTGATCTTCACCGTGCTCAATCTCGCGGTGCTTGCGATCCGAATTCGCGCCGAGAGCCGTGCTTTCTCGGTTGCGGATTGGCCGCGCGTCAGCACGCCATGA
- a CDS encoding type III polyketide synthase has product MIETKQTAALVSMATAVPSHLFHQGQVLQAARDLLADRYPEFDTLSSLFANTGIQHRYGVKPIEWYLERRGWPERTQAFLEGAEALFVDVARKALTRADLTGSDIDIVVTVCSTGIATPTLEARVAGKLGLRTDVSRVPVFGLGCAGGVSGLSIAARLAQAEPGANVLLVALELCTLAVRHDELTKANIVAASLFGDGAAAIVLRAGDGGATRIEAAGEKLWPDTLGIMGWTVDPEGFGVVFQRTIPDFVRDHVGPAVAEILARMELTADDIDRFLCHPGGSKVIAALERALALDQGTLDHERDVIAACGNMSAPTVLFVLERARASGLPARSLLTALGPGFTLSCVALRHAA; this is encoded by the coding sequence ATGATCGAGACCAAGCAGACCGCCGCGCTTGTTTCCATGGCGACGGCGGTTCCATCGCATCTATTCCATCAGGGACAAGTCCTGCAGGCCGCGCGCGACCTTCTCGCCGACCGCTATCCGGAGTTCGACACGCTCTCCAGCCTGTTCGCCAACACCGGCATCCAGCATCGCTACGGCGTGAAGCCGATCGAGTGGTATCTCGAACGGCGCGGCTGGCCGGAGCGAACGCAGGCCTTCCTGGAAGGCGCGGAGGCGCTGTTCGTCGATGTCGCCCGCAAGGCGTTGACCCGTGCCGACCTGACCGGCAGCGACATCGATATCGTGGTCACGGTGTGCTCGACAGGCATCGCCACGCCGACGCTGGAGGCGCGCGTCGCCGGCAAGCTCGGCTTGCGGACCGATGTGTCGCGCGTGCCGGTGTTTGGCCTCGGCTGCGCGGGCGGCGTGTCGGGCCTGTCGATCGCGGCGCGGCTGGCACAGGCGGAGCCAGGCGCGAATGTGCTGCTGGTTGCGCTCGAACTCTGCACGCTCGCAGTCCGCCATGATGAGCTCACCAAGGCGAATATCGTCGCGGCCAGCCTGTTCGGCGATGGCGCCGCCGCGATCGTGCTGCGCGCCGGAGACGGCGGCGCGACGCGGATCGAGGCGGCCGGCGAAAAGCTGTGGCCGGATACGCTCGGCATCATGGGCTGGACGGTCGATCCGGAAGGATTCGGCGTCGTCTTTCAGCGCACCATTCCGGATTTCGTCCGCGACCATGTTGGACCGGCCGTTGCCGAAATTCTGGCGCGGATGGAGCTGACGGCCGATGACATCGATCGCTTCCTCTGCCATCCCGGCGGCTCCAAGGTCATCGCCGCCCTGGAGCGGGCGCTCGCGCTCGATCAGGGCACGCTCGATCACGAACGCGACGTCATCGCGGCTTGCGGCAACATGTCGGCCCCGACCGTTCTCTTTGTCCTCGAACGCGCCCGTGCCAGCGGCTTGCCGGCGCGCTCGCTGCTCACGGCGCTCGGGCCCGGCTTCACGCTTAGCTGCGTCGCGCTCAGGCACGCGGCATGA
- a CDS encoding MFS transporter, with protein MPENDERERGPVSRGDVARYPVFAVVAVLLGAFLANFDSRLTSVGLPDLRGAFSLTFDEGAWLSTAAIGSQIFIAPAVAWLATAFGLRRVLGIPSLVYAVASLIIPFVHDYTTLIVLSIAHGMLLGTFVPATLMIILRNLPIRWWLPAIAMYSIRVGFALDSSSSLVGFYVEHLGWQWLYWQGVVIAPLMGLMVYLGTPNEPLNRDLLHHADWGGMLLLGAGLGMVYAGLDQGNRLDWLSSGTVMALLIGGGLLIIAFMINETVARRPWAHFNVLFSRNIGLSLIVILLYTLTSLSNSSLVPNFLGTIGALRPEQSGVLLFTYGALPMFVLVPISIVLLRHLDPRIVVVLGFSAFAAANLWGTQLSHVWVREDFVGIVLLTSVGQAFTLLPIIIMALSNSDPSRATAFAAYIQIMRLGGAEIGIALMGTWLRVREQIHSNYLGQHVQSGDVDVVNLLKRLAGEFSGHGIGTATGRAVGTLAALVQREANTLAYIDGFWLCFWIAILALLLVALITRAPQGPLSPVPLGFVKNVLRRLGAAAS; from the coding sequence ATGCCGGAAAATGACGAGCGCGAGCGCGGTCCGGTCTCGCGGGGCGACGTCGCGCGCTATCCGGTGTTTGCCGTCGTCGCCGTGCTGCTCGGCGCGTTCCTCGCGAATTTCGACAGCCGCCTGACCTCGGTCGGCCTGCCCGACCTGCGGGGCGCGTTCTCGCTCACCTTCGACGAGGGGGCCTGGCTCTCGACCGCCGCCATCGGCTCGCAGATCTTCATCGCGCCCGCGGTGGCCTGGCTCGCCACCGCGTTCGGTCTGCGCCGCGTGCTCGGGATTCCGAGCCTGGTCTATGCCGTGGCCTCGCTGATCATCCCGTTCGTGCATGACTACACGACGCTGATCGTGCTCAGCATCGCCCACGGCATGCTGCTCGGCACCTTCGTGCCCGCGACGCTGATGATCATCCTGCGCAACCTGCCGATCCGCTGGTGGCTGCCGGCGATCGCGATGTATTCGATCCGCGTCGGCTTCGCGCTGGACTCGTCGAGCTCGCTGGTCGGATTCTATGTCGAGCATCTCGGCTGGCAGTGGCTGTACTGGCAGGGTGTCGTGATCGCGCCGCTGATGGGGCTGATGGTGTATCTCGGCACGCCGAATGAGCCGCTCAATCGCGACCTGCTGCACCATGCCGATTGGGGTGGCATGCTGCTGCTCGGCGCCGGCCTGGGGATGGTTTATGCCGGGCTCGATCAGGGCAACCGGCTGGACTGGCTGTCGTCGGGCACCGTGATGGCGCTCCTGATCGGCGGCGGGCTGTTGATCATCGCCTTCATGATCAACGAGACGGTCGCGCGCCGGCCCTGGGCGCATTTCAACGTGCTGTTCTCGCGCAATATCGGGCTCTCGCTGATCGTCATCCTGCTCTACACGCTGACCAGCCTGTCGAACTCGTCGCTGGTGCCGAATTTCCTCGGTACCATCGGCGCGCTGCGGCCGGAGCAGTCGGGCGTGCTGCTGTTCACCTACGGCGCGCTGCCGATGTTCGTGCTGGTGCCGATCTCGATTGTCCTGTTGCGTCACCTCGATCCGCGTATCGTCGTGGTGCTCGGATTCTCGGCATTCGCAGCCGCCAATCTCTGGGGCACGCAGCTGAGCCATGTCTGGGTGCGGGAGGACTTCGTCGGCATCGTCCTGCTCACGTCGGTCGGGCAGGCGTTCACGCTGCTGCCGATCATCATCATGGCGCTGTCCAATTCCGATCCGTCGCGGGCGACCGCGTTCGCGGCCTATATCCAGATCATGCGGCTCGGCGGCGCCGAGATCGGCATCGCCCTGATGGGGACCTGGCTGCGCGTCCGCGAGCAGATCCATTCGAATTATCTCGGCCAGCACGTCCAGAGCGGCGACGTCGACGTCGTGAACCTGCTGAAGCGGTTGGCCGGTGAATTTTCCGGCCACGGCATCGGGACGGCGACGGGGCGTGCCGTCGGCACGCTCGCGGCCCTGGTGCAGCGCGAGGCCAACACGCTCGCCTACATTGACGGCTTCTGGCTGTGCTTCTGGATCGCGATCCTGGCGCTGTTGCTGGTCGCCCTGATCACGCGCGCGCCGCAGGGTCCGCTGTCGCCGGTGCCGCTTGGCTTCGTGAAGAACGTGCTGCGCAGGCTGGGCGCCGCCGCTTCCTGA
- a CDS encoding HlyD family secretion protein, protein MATPAKPQPAGSGFGSRFAIPLFAVLAALVFVAVATTHWDAWVGSATIQSTNDAYVRAELTQLSSRVSGEVLTVAVSDFQRVKAGDLLVQIDPADYQAQVAQAEAGVVGAQAALDNLNNQVELQYATIAQAEASRLSAEAQQTLARQEEERQQSLSQTDAGTRQRLEQATAASAKAEADVRASRAVIAAQRHQLEVLQGTKKQRAADLDAAKALLASAKLKLGYTRIAAPFDGVTGERQVQPGDYVNIGTNLINVVPLPNVYVIANYKETQLTNVRPGQPVEVTVDTFSGQTLRGVVERIAPASGSQFALLPPDNATGNFTKVVQRIPVRIQFDKGQPLLERLLPGMSVVTRINTGEAVANAGK, encoded by the coding sequence GTGGCAACACCAGCCAAGCCGCAGCCTGCGGGGAGCGGCTTCGGGAGCCGTTTCGCCATTCCGCTGTTTGCGGTGCTGGCCGCGCTTGTGTTCGTCGCGGTGGCGACCACGCATTGGGACGCCTGGGTCGGCAGTGCCACCATCCAGAGCACCAATGATGCCTATGTGCGCGCCGAGTTGACCCAGCTCAGCAGCCGCGTGTCCGGCGAAGTGCTCACCGTCGCCGTCTCCGATTTCCAGCGCGTCAAGGCCGGCGATCTCCTGGTGCAGATCGATCCTGCCGACTATCAGGCACAGGTCGCGCAGGCCGAGGCGGGGGTGGTCGGTGCGCAGGCCGCGCTCGATAACCTCAACAACCAGGTCGAGCTGCAATATGCGACCATCGCGCAGGCCGAGGCCTCGCGGTTGTCTGCGGAGGCGCAGCAGACCCTGGCGCGCCAGGAGGAAGAGCGTCAGCAGTCACTGTCGCAAACCGACGCCGGCACGCGGCAGCGGCTCGAGCAGGCCACCGCGGCCAGCGCCAAGGCGGAAGCCGATGTGCGCGCCAGCCGCGCGGTGATCGCAGCGCAACGCCATCAGCTCGAGGTCCTGCAAGGCACCAAGAAGCAGCGTGCCGCCGACCTCGACGCCGCCAAGGCGCTGCTGGCATCGGCCAAGCTCAAGCTTGGATACACCAGGATCGCCGCGCCGTTCGACGGCGTGACCGGCGAGCGCCAGGTGCAGCCGGGCGACTACGTCAACATCGGCACCAATCTGATCAATGTCGTGCCGCTGCCGAACGTTTACGTGATCGCCAACTACAAGGAAACCCAGCTGACCAACGTCAGACCGGGCCAGCCGGTCGAGGTCACCGTCGACACATTCTCCGGCCAGACGCTGCGCGGCGTCGTCGAGCGCATCGCGCCGGCGAGCGGCTCGCAATTCGCGCTGCTGCCGCCCGACAACGCCACCGGCAATTTCACCAAGGTGGTGCAGCGCATTCCGGTGCGTATCCAATTCGACAAGGGCCAGCCGTTGCTCGAGCGTCTGCTGCCGGGCATGTCGGTCGTCACGCGGATCAACACCGGCGAGGCGGTCGCCAATGCCGGAAAATGA
- the nth gene encoding endonuclease III codes for MAKIIRSQHASTSSVRSAPKKKAAKAAKPLPKGAAKKPATKAAKKVAKPKPWTAAEVYEAFDRFRKANPEPKGELEHLNPYTLLVAVVLSAQATDAGVNKATRPLFAIADTPEKMLELGEDRVREYIKTIGLYRNKARNVIALSEKLIAEFGGEVPRTRAEIESLPGAGRKTANVVLNMAFGEHTMAVDTHVFRVGNRTGLAPGKTPLEVELGLEKVIPTEFMLHAHHWLILHGRYTCLARGPRCDVCLINDLCRWPEKTI; via the coding sequence ATGGCCAAAATCATCCGCTCTCAACACGCCAGCACCTCAAGCGTTCGGTCCGCGCCGAAGAAGAAAGCCGCTAAAGCGGCAAAGCCGCTGCCCAAAGGCGCGGCAAAGAAGCCGGCGACCAAGGCCGCCAAGAAGGTTGCAAAGCCAAAACCATGGACGGCGGCGGAGGTCTACGAGGCCTTCGACCGGTTCCGCAAAGCCAATCCCGAGCCGAAGGGCGAGCTCGAGCACCTCAACCCCTACACGCTGCTGGTTGCGGTGGTGTTGTCGGCGCAGGCAACCGATGCCGGCGTCAACAAGGCGACGCGGCCGCTGTTTGCAATCGCCGACACGCCGGAGAAGATGCTTGAGCTCGGCGAAGACAGAGTACGCGAGTACATCAAGACCATCGGGCTCTATCGCAACAAGGCCAGAAACGTCATCGCACTCTCCGAGAAGCTGATCGCCGAATTCGGCGGTGAGGTGCCGCGCACCCGCGCCGAAATCGAATCATTGCCCGGCGCCGGCCGCAAGACTGCGAATGTCGTGCTCAACATGGCATTCGGCGAACATACGATGGCGGTCGACACCCATGTGTTTCGCGTCGGCAATCGCACCGGTCTCGCGCCCGGCAAGACGCCGCTCGAGGTCGAGCTGGGATTGGAAAAGGTGATCCCGACGGAGTTCATGCTGCACGCCCATCACTGGCTGATCCTGCATGGCCGCTATACTTGCCTCGCCCGCGGTCCGCGTTGCGACGTGTGCCTGATCAATGATCTTTGCCGGTGGCCGGAGAAGACCATCTGA
- a CDS encoding DUF2244 domain-containing protein, with the protein MTAGNDFDPGEDPRANDLDVDAPEAEPKLFSALLTPHRSLNRTGFIVLMSFVTVVSFIAGAVFWWLGAWPIFGFFGLDVLVIYWAFKVNFRTAKASEEITVTPSELRVRRISHRGHVAEWVLNPLWVRFEQISHEEFGIERLYLVSRGRRVSVGSFLNPDEKASFSKALTAAQNAAKRGPTYNPIA; encoded by the coding sequence ATGACCGCAGGCAACGACTTTGATCCGGGCGAAGACCCCAGGGCCAATGACCTCGACGTCGATGCGCCCGAAGCGGAGCCGAAACTGTTCTCGGCGCTGCTGACGCCGCACCGCTCGCTGAATCGCACCGGCTTCATCGTGCTGATGTCGTTCGTCACCGTGGTCAGCTTCATCGCCGGCGCGGTGTTCTGGTGGCTGGGCGCCTGGCCGATCTTCGGTTTCTTCGGCCTCGACGTGCTGGTGATCTACTGGGCGTTCAAGGTCAATTTCCGCACCGCCAAGGCGAGCGAAGAGATCACCGTCACGCCGTCGGAACTGCGGGTGCGCCGGATCAGTCACCGCGGCCATGTGGCCGAATGGGTGCTCAACCCGCTCTGGGTGCGGTTCGAGCAGATCTCGCATGAGGAATTCGGCATCGAACGGCTTTACCTGGTGTCCCGGGGCCGCCGGGTCAGCGTCGGCAGCTTCCTGAACCCGGACGAAAAGGCAAGTTTTTCCAAAGCCTTGACTGCCGCGCAGAATGCCGCGAAACGCGGCCCGACTTACAATCCCATCGCTTGA
- a CDS encoding methylated-DNA--[protein]-cysteine S-methyltransferase, which translates to MMTLAIHDQRLAKPGLQSAALRDYDSVRRAIAFISEHWRAQPTIEAMADAAAVTPDELHHLFRRWAGLTPKAFMQALTLDHAKNLLRDSASVLDAALDSGLSGPGRLHDLFVTHEAMSPGEWKTGGGGMTLRFGFHPSPFGTAIVIATDRGLAGLAFADPGDEQTAFADMKRRWPNATFVEDTDGTTALAQRVFDTRLWRADQPLRVVLIGTDFEVRVWETLLKVPMGRAVSYSDIANKISSPKASRAVGAAVGRNPVSFVVPCHRALGKSGALTGYHWGITRKQAMLGWEAGQVGLH; encoded by the coding sequence ATGATGACACTCGCCATACACGACCAGCGCCTGGCCAAGCCGGGCCTTCAGAGCGCCGCGCTGCGCGACTATGACTCGGTGCGGCGCGCCATCGCGTTCATTTCGGAGCACTGGCGCGCGCAGCCGACCATCGAAGCGATGGCCGATGCCGCCGCCGTGACGCCGGATGAACTGCACCATCTGTTCCGCCGCTGGGCCGGGTTGACGCCGAAGGCCTTCATGCAGGCGTTGACCCTCGACCACGCCAAGAACCTGCTGCGCGATTCCGCCAGCGTGCTCGACGCCGCACTCGACTCAGGTCTCTCGGGACCGGGACGGCTGCACGATCTGTTCGTGACGCATGAGGCGATGTCTCCAGGCGAATGGAAGACCGGCGGCGGCGGCATGACGCTGCGCTTCGGCTTCCACCCCTCGCCGTTCGGCACCGCGATCGTGATCGCAACCGACCGCGGGCTCGCGGGGCTTGCCTTCGCCGACCCCGGAGACGAGCAGACCGCGTTTGCCGACATGAAGCGCCGCTGGCCGAACGCGACCTTTGTCGAGGACACCGACGGCACCACCGCACTGGCGCAGCGCGTGTTCGATACACGGTTGTGGCGGGCAGACCAGCCGCTGCGCGTCGTCTTGATCGGCACCGACTTCGAGGTGCGGGTGTGGGAAACGCTGCTCAAGGTCCCGATGGGCCGCGCCGTGAGCTATTCCGACATCGCCAACAAGATCAGCAGCCCGAAGGCCTCGCGCGCCGTGGGCGCCGCGGTCGGCCGCAATCCGGTGTCGTTCGTGGTGCCCTGCCATCGCGCACTCGGCAAGAGCGGTGCGCTGACCGGCTATCACTGGGGCATCACCCGCAAGCAGGCGATGCTGGGCTGGGAAGCCGGCCAGGTGGGATTGCACTAA
- a CDS encoding 2,3-bisphosphoglycerate-dependent phosphoglycerate mutase translates to MSDRLLVLVRHGQSEWNLKNLFTGWKDPDLTEQGIAEAKDAGRKLKAQGLLFDVAFTSDLTRAQHTLKLMLAEIGQTGLPTTKNLALNERDYGDLSGLNKDDARKKWGEDQVLVWRRSYDVPPPGGESLKDTLARTLPYYVQEILPGVLRGQRTLIAAHGNSLRALIMVLEKLSPEQILKRELATGAPVVYRLNADSTVASKVDLAG, encoded by the coding sequence ATGAGTGATCGTCTTCTTGTGCTCGTTCGTCACGGTCAGAGCGAATGGAATCTGAAGAACCTGTTCACCGGGTGGAAGGATCCCGATCTCACCGAGCAGGGCATCGCCGAAGCCAAGGACGCCGGCCGCAAGCTGAAGGCGCAGGGCCTGTTGTTCGACGTCGCCTTTACGTCGGACCTGACGCGCGCGCAGCACACGCTGAAGCTGATGCTCGCCGAGATCGGCCAGACCGGACTGCCGACGACGAAGAATCTCGCGCTCAATGAGCGCGACTACGGCGATCTCTCGGGCCTCAACAAGGACGACGCCCGCAAGAAGTGGGGCGAGGACCAGGTCCTGGTCTGGCGCCGCTCCTACGACGTGCCGCCGCCCGGCGGCGAAAGCCTGAAGGATACGCTGGCGCGCACGCTGCCCTATTACGTGCAGGAGATCCTGCCCGGCGTGCTGCGCGGCCAGCGCACGCTGATCGCCGCCCACGGCAATTCGCTGCGCGCGCTGATCATGGTGCTGGAGAAGCTTTCGCCGGAGCAGATCCTCAAGCGCGAACTCGCGACCGGCGCGCCGGTGGTCTATCGGCTCAACGCCGACTCCACCGTTGCCTCCAAGGTCGATTTGGCGGGCTAG
- the dapB gene encoding 4-hydroxy-tetrahydrodipicolinate reductase yields the protein MADMRLIVAGAGGRMGRTLTRVISETPGAVLVGALEAPGSELLGKDAGVLAGLPANDVKLSADLWSMSAAADGILDFTVPAATIANVAIAAERGLVHVIGTTGLSQSDDAVIRSVTNRAIVVKSGNMSLGVNLLAALVKRVAQSLDESFDIEILEMHHKSKIDAPSGTALMLGEAAAAGRKIALEQHSARGRDGLTGARRAGDIGFASLRGGTAAGDHSVIFAGPSERITLSHHAEDRALFAQGALKAALWAHGKKPGMYSMTDVLGLND from the coding sequence ATGGCAGACATGCGTCTGATTGTTGCGGGAGCCGGCGGCCGGATGGGCCGCACGCTGACGCGGGTGATTTCCGAAACCCCGGGGGCAGTGCTGGTCGGCGCGCTGGAAGCGCCGGGCTCGGAACTGCTCGGCAAGGATGCCGGCGTGCTCGCCGGCCTTCCCGCCAACGACGTCAAGCTGTCGGCCGATCTGTGGTCGATGTCGGCGGCGGCCGACGGCATCCTGGATTTCACGGTGCCGGCCGCGACCATCGCCAATGTTGCGATCGCGGCCGAGCGCGGCCTTGTTCACGTCATCGGCACCACCGGCCTGTCGCAATCCGACGACGCGGTGATCCGGAGTGTGACCAACCGCGCCATCGTGGTGAAATCAGGCAATATGAGCCTCGGCGTCAATCTGCTCGCCGCGCTGGTCAAGCGCGTTGCGCAATCACTCGACGAGAGCTTCGATATCGAAATTCTCGAGATGCACCACAAGTCCAAGATCGATGCGCCGTCGGGCACCGCCTTGATGCTCGGCGAAGCCGCTGCTGCCGGACGCAAGATCGCGCTGGAGCAGCATTCGGCGCGCGGCCGCGACGGCCTGACCGGCGCACGGCGCGCCGGCGATATCGGCTTTGCATCGCTGCGCGGCGGCACCGCGGCCGGCGATCACAGCGTGATCTTTGCCGGTCCCTCCGAGCGCATCACGCTGTCGCATCATGCCGAGGACCGCGCGCTGTTCGCGCAGGGCGCGCTGAAGGCGGCGCTGTGGGCGCACGGCAAGAAGCCCGGCATGTATTCGATGACCGACGTTCTCGGGTTGAACGACTGA
- a CDS encoding DUF1330 domain-containing protein, which translates to MAKGYWIGRVDVHNEEGYKPYMAANPAIFQKFGGKFIVRGGKFTGVEGQSRSRNVVIEFPDYATALACYQSPEYQANIKVRQPHSIADLIIIEGHDSP; encoded by the coding sequence ATGGCGAAGGGATACTGGATTGGACGCGTCGACGTTCACAATGAGGAGGGCTACAAGCCCTATATGGCGGCCAACCCCGCAATCTTCCAGAAATTCGGCGGCAAGTTCATCGTTCGCGGCGGCAAGTTCACCGGCGTGGAGGGCCAGAGCCGCTCGCGCAACGTCGTGATCGAATTCCCCGATTACGCGACCGCGCTCGCTTGCTACCAATCGCCGGAATACCAGGCCAATATCAAGGTGCGGCAGCCGCATTCGATCGCCGACCTGATTATCATCGAGGGGCACGACAGCCCGTAG
- the pyrF gene encoding orotidine-5'-phosphate decarboxylase — protein sequence MQPAKIAPRDRLIVALDLPSVASAEAMIDRLGDSVTFYKIGYQLGYAGGLALAKQLAGSGKKVFLDLKLHDIGNTVARGVESVVALGATFLTVHAYPQTMKAAVEARTGSGLKILAVTVLTSYDDSDLHAAGYRLNVSDLVEARARQAQALGVDGLVSSPEEAAALRKIVGDRMNLVTPGIRPAGSATGDQKRIMTPARAIAAGADYLVVGRPVMEAADPKAAAEAIHAEIAQALA from the coding sequence ATGCAGCCAGCCAAGATCGCTCCAAGAGACCGGTTGATTGTGGCGCTCGATTTGCCGTCGGTCGCGAGCGCCGAGGCGATGATCGACAGGCTCGGCGACAGCGTCACCTTCTACAAGATCGGCTATCAGCTCGGTTACGCCGGTGGCCTCGCGCTGGCGAAGCAGCTTGCAGGCAGCGGCAAGAAGGTCTTCCTCGATCTCAAGCTGCACGACATCGGCAACACGGTGGCGCGCGGGGTGGAAAGCGTCGTCGCTCTCGGCGCGACCTTTCTCACCGTGCATGCCTACCCGCAGACCATGAAGGCGGCGGTCGAGGCGCGTACCGGCTCCGGCCTGAAGATACTCGCGGTGACGGTGCTGACCTCCTACGACGACAGCGACCTGCACGCGGCGGGCTATCGCCTCAACGTCTCCGATCTCGTCGAGGCGCGCGCCAGGCAGGCGCAGGCGCTCGGTGTCGACGGCCTCGTCAGCTCGCCCGAGGAAGCCGCCGCCCTGCGCAAGATCGTGGGCGATCGGATGAACCTGGTGACACCGGGCATCCGCCCCGCGGGCTCGGCGACCGGCGACCAGAAGCGCATCATGACGCCGGCCCGCGCCATTGCCGCCGGCGCCGACTATCTGGTGGTCGGACGTCCGGTGATGGAAGCCGCCGATCCGAAGGCCGCGGCCGAAGCCATTCATGCCGAGATCGCCCAGGCACTCGCCTGA